The window GCCAACGCCTTCATCCAGGGGCGCACGGGCTGCGAGGTCTGGGCGACCCGCATCGAGGCGGCGCTGACGGAGTGCACCACCCTGGAGCCCCTGTTTTTGTGGGGGGCGTTCCCGTTCCCGCAGATTCGGGACAAGTTCGTCGAGGCCAAACCGTCCCGTGCGGCGTTCATCGGGAACTCGGGCCCCATCCGCGACACGCGGCTCTCGGCCGTGCCGCTCCCGGGGCATTTTCTGGACATGATCGGCGTTCGGACCCCGGACGACGTGCTGTTCCTGGCGGACGCGCTGTTCGACCCCGCGGTCCTGAACAAATATCGCTTCATGGTGATGTTGGACGTGCGGCGCGGCCGCGAGACCCTGGAGTGGCTGGAGCGCGAGCCGGCCGCCTGGTACGTGCCCTGCCACGCCCCGGCCTCGCAGGACATCCGCGAGCTGGTGCGGCGGAACCGGGAGGCGCTGGACTGGGTGGCCGATGCGGTCTGGACGGCCCTGGAGTCCCCTTCGAGCCGGGAGGACGTGCTGGCCCGGCTGGCCGTGG of the Fretibacterium sp. OH1220_COT-178 genome contains:
- a CDS encoding MBL fold metallo-hydrolase, giving the protein MKLELRRLGPSTWYVPGRVNVGYYEEEGRGYLIDSGLDDDQGRRLLNLIRSERGVPLRAIVNTHSNADHVGANAFIQGRTGCEVWATRIEAALTECTTLEPLFLWGAFPFPQIRDKFVEAKPSRAAFIGNSGPIRDTRLSAVPLPGHFLDMIGVRTPDDVLFLADALFDPAVLNKYRFMVMLDVRRGRETLEWLEREPAAWYVPCHAPASQDIRELVRRNREALDWVADAVWTALESPSSREDVLARLAVENGLSMDASHLLLNLCCVGAHLTALAEAGRAEPHVEGGRLLWRRTERPRAASA